The Mycolicibacterium mageritense genome contains a region encoding:
- a CDS encoding PPOX class F420-dependent oxidoreductase, with protein sequence MGRQVFDDKLLALISGNSLGVLATIRQDGRPQLSNVSYHFDPRAVVIQVSITESRAKTRNLRRDPRASIHVSSDDGWSYAVAEGDAILTPPAASPDDDTVEGLIALYRNIAGEHPDWDDYRRAMVDDRRVLLTLPVSHVYGMPPGLR encoded by the coding sequence ATGGGGCGCCAGGTATTCGACGACAAGCTGTTGGCCTTGATCAGTGGGAATTCGCTGGGCGTACTGGCGACCATCAGACAGGACGGGCGGCCACAGCTGTCCAACGTCTCGTATCACTTCGATCCGCGGGCCGTCGTGATCCAGGTGTCCATCACCGAGTCCCGGGCCAAGACCCGCAACCTCCGTCGTGACCCGCGAGCGTCCATCCACGTCAGCTCCGACGACGGTTGGTCGTACGCCGTTGCGGAGGGCGACGCCATCCTCACCCCGCCTGCCGCGTCACCGGACGACGACACGGTCGAGGGGCTGATTGCGTTGTACCGCAACATCGCCGGTGAGCACCCTGATTGGGACGATTACCGACGGGCGATGGTCGACGATCGCCGGGTGCTGCTGACGCTGCCCGTGTCGCACGTCTACGGCATGCCGCCGGGCCTGCGGTAA
- a CDS encoding DUF5302 domain-containing protein has product MADTPEDDTKRKFREALERKKAKSSGGAAHKDGGSNQPRAHGPVENRREFRRKSG; this is encoded by the coding sequence ATGGCTGACACACCGGAAGACGACACCAAACGTAAGTTCCGGGAGGCGCTGGAGCGCAAGAAGGCGAAGTCGTCCGGAGGCGCGGCCCACAAGGACGGCGGAAGCAACCAACCCCGGGCGCACGGCCCCGTCGAGAATCGGCGCGAGTTCCGCCGCAAGAGCGGTTAA
- a CDS encoding type IV toxin-antitoxin system AbiEi family antitoxin domain-containing protein, whose amino-acid sequence MSIEAVDIDHMLRQQDGVISRRQALAAGLVQHDIRRFLRRNEWARVHAGVYINHTGPLTWLQQAWAAALYAAPAALCFESALGDEASPVHVAIARDRAALAEPAGVRIHHLAHLEERVLWNVGPPRMRYDEAALDVACRADSELDAIAVLANACQSRRTTAQRLLDVLDSRGRVRRRRWLRGVLVDIADGTCSVLEHGYLVRVERPHGLPRAARQKRSVSSVGVCYRDAEYGERLVVELDGRVFHDSATRRDADFERDLDAAVDGRATVRLSYGQVFRRPCRTADKLVQVLRRHGMAVVGQPCGAECEFGRLDRAA is encoded by the coding sequence ATGAGTATCGAGGCTGTGGACATCGACCACATGCTTCGGCAACAGGACGGGGTGATCTCGCGTCGGCAAGCACTGGCCGCGGGGCTGGTGCAGCACGACATCCGGCGCTTTCTCAGACGCAACGAGTGGGCGCGGGTGCACGCCGGCGTGTACATCAATCACACCGGGCCGCTGACGTGGTTGCAACAAGCCTGGGCTGCAGCGCTTTACGCGGCTCCGGCAGCGTTGTGCTTCGAATCCGCGTTGGGAGACGAAGCGTCGCCTGTTCACGTCGCGATCGCGCGAGATCGCGCGGCATTGGCAGAGCCGGCGGGAGTCCGCATTCACCATCTCGCGCACCTCGAGGAGCGGGTTCTGTGGAACGTCGGTCCACCGAGGATGCGCTACGACGAAGCAGCGCTCGACGTCGCCTGCCGCGCTGACTCCGAACTCGATGCCATCGCTGTTCTGGCCAATGCATGCCAATCTCGGCGTACCACGGCACAGCGGCTGCTCGATGTTCTCGATTCCCGCGGGCGGGTGCGCCGCCGCCGATGGTTGCGCGGGGTGCTCGTCGACATCGCCGACGGTACGTGTTCGGTACTCGAACATGGCTATCTTGTTCGCGTCGAGCGGCCGCACGGTTTACCCCGCGCCGCACGTCAGAAGCGATCGGTGTCGTCCGTCGGCGTCTGCTACCGCGATGCCGAGTACGGCGAACGGCTCGTCGTCGAACTCGACGGGCGGGTGTTTCACGATTCGGCGACCCGGCGAGATGCGGACTTCGAGCGAGATCTCGATGCCGCGGTCGATGGCCGGGCGACCGTCAGGTTGTCGTATGGACAGGTTTTCCGTCGGCCATGCCGGACGGCGGACAAGCTTGTTCAGGTGCTGCGGCGGCACGGCATGGCCGTGGTCGGACAGCCATGTGGCGCGGAATGCGAGTTCGGCAGGCTCGACCGCGCCGCATAG